The following proteins are co-located in the Silene latifolia isolate original U9 population chromosome 1, ASM4854445v1, whole genome shotgun sequence genome:
- the LOC141603964 gene encoding uncharacterized protein LOC141603964, translated as MMLRSSSTPILGSLLSSYSESPNHHHNHHHHHHPEFNSPKHVPNKLFFHHAQAGHLHLTSPSSHLFYSSPCVNSEIISTDRDSGLKSGFRRAQSEGNLEGLLSDSCNSFDEFNHPNLTKKFPRKPSCAVLQSIPSFSVYNPNRKYEEGEEEEEEQESGEESEEEMIKAESGNYEGTSMNVQSEDLSMAFINNMWLQDINVVVEQNDGATTKMHLAKGLGAMSGGFNGSGGGYKEHKTREFGGEGGDEVSMEEYYKKMVEENPGSSLFLRNYAQFLHQTKKDLRGAEEYYSRAILMDPGDGEILSKYAQVTWELHGDEDRAVTYFDRAVQASPEDSHILAAYAGFLWETEDAEDDLCTLPPLLHDTAIAAAF; from the exons ATGATGCTCAGAAGTTCTTCCACCCCAATTCTTGGTTCACTTCTTTCGTCGTATTCCGAATCTccaaaccaccaccacaaccaccaccatcaccaccatccCGAGTTCAACTCTCCGAAACACGTTCCAAACAAGTTGTTTTTCCACCATGCACAAGCAGGGCATTTACATCTTACAAGCCCCTCATCACACTTGTTTTATTCCTCTCCTTGTGTTAATTCCGAAATCATTTCTACTGATCGCGATAGTGGCCTAAAAAGCGGGTTTAGAAGAGCGCAGTCCGAGGGAAATTTGGAAGGTTTGCTGTCTGATTCTTGCAATAGCTTTGATGAATTTAATCATCCAAATTTAACCAAAAAATTCCCTCGGAAACCCAGCTGTGCAGTCTTGCAAAGTATCCCTTCCTTTTCGGTTTACAATCCTAACAGGAAATATGAGGAGGgcgaggaagaggaagaagagcagGAAAGTGGTGAAGAATCTGAAGAGGAGATGATCAAGGCAGAAAGTGGTAATTACGAGGGGACGTCAATGAATGTTCAAAGTGAAGATTTAAGCATGGCGTTTATAAATAATATGTGGCTGCAAGACATTAATGTCGTCGTTGAACAAAATGATGGCGCTACTACAAAAATGCACCTTGCAAAGGGACTTGGAGCTATGTCCGGTGGGTTCAATGGCAGCGGAGGCGGCTATAAGGAGCATAAAACCCGAGAATTTGGTGGTGAGGGCGGGGATGAAGTTAGCATGGAAGAGTATTACAAGAAAATGGTGGAGGAGAATCCTGGTAGCTCATTGTTCTTGAGAAATTATGCCCAATTTCTACATCAG ACGAAGAAAGATTTAAGAGGGGCGGAAGAGTATTACTCTCGAGCAATACTCATGGATCCAGGCGATGGAGAGATACTATCAAAGTATGCCCAAGTAACTTGGGAGCTCCATGGCGATGAAGATCGAGCTGTAACCTATTTTGATCGAGCTGTACAAGCTTCCCCTGAAGATAG CCATATACTCGCAGCGTATGCTGGTTTTCTATGGGAAACAGAAGACGCGGAGGATGATCTATGCACATTGCCTCCATTACTCCACGACACTGCCATTGCTGCTGCATTTTAG